The Nocardioides pantholopis genome window below encodes:
- the ruvX gene encoding Holliday junction resolvase RuvX produces the protein MRPGVRLGIDPGDARIGVARSDPSGFLATPVETVRRGRGDLARIGRILAEIAESSEVVEVVVGLPRSLSGGEGPAASKVREFAAALARRVAPVPVRLVDERLSTVSAEAMLRDRGRKGTARRAVVDQAAAVLILQHALDTERATGTAPGETVEETA, from the coding sequence TTGCGGCCCGGCGTACGGCTCGGCATCGACCCCGGGGACGCCCGGATCGGGGTCGCGCGCAGCGACCCGTCCGGCTTCCTCGCGACGCCGGTGGAGACCGTGCGCCGCGGCCGGGGCGACCTGGCCCGGATCGGCCGGATCCTCGCGGAGATCGCGGAGAGCTCCGAGGTGGTCGAGGTCGTCGTCGGGCTGCCCCGCTCGCTCTCCGGCGGAGAGGGGCCGGCGGCGTCGAAGGTCCGCGAGTTCGCGGCAGCGCTGGCCCGCCGGGTGGCTCCGGTCCCGGTGCGCCTGGTCGACGAGCGGCTCAGCACCGTGTCCGCGGAGGCTATGCTGCGCGATCGTGGCCGCAAGGGGACCGCACGGCGCGCCGTGGTGGACCAGGCCGCGGCGGTGCTGATCCTTCAGCACGCACTGGACACCGAGCGCGCGACCGGAACCGCGCCCGGTGAGACTGTCGAGGAGACGGCATGA
- a CDS encoding prepilin peptidase, with the protein MSPAAVIAAVVCAQLCCAAGLLLPALVARIPEPGDAGPDKEPYAVVAAGPLRRWGPDWCAGAGAVVGFSIGWDPVLVGLVPLVPIGVALAVVDWRTRLLPRALVLPATAVALALAVLDAVLTGNPDDLVRGLAGLVLARTSFWLLWWVHSAGLGFGDVRLAALLGLVLGYLGWAELLVGLYAGFVLLGVPGLVLAVVRRDRGLLRTAYPFGPFLLLGALVGIAVGPALAGLATG; encoded by the coding sequence ATGAGCCCGGCCGCGGTCATCGCTGCTGTGGTCTGTGCCCAGCTGTGTTGCGCCGCGGGGCTGCTGCTGCCGGCCCTGGTCGCCCGGATCCCGGAGCCCGGTGACGCGGGGCCGGACAAGGAGCCGTACGCCGTGGTCGCGGCCGGTCCGCTGCGCCGGTGGGGGCCCGACTGGTGCGCGGGCGCCGGCGCGGTGGTGGGGTTCTCGATCGGCTGGGACCCGGTGCTGGTCGGCCTGGTCCCGCTGGTGCCGATCGGGGTGGCCCTGGCCGTGGTGGACTGGCGCACCCGGCTGCTGCCGCGGGCGCTGGTGCTGCCCGCGACCGCGGTGGCGCTCGCGCTGGCCGTCCTCGACGCCGTGCTCACCGGGAACCCCGACGACCTGGTCCGCGGCCTGGCCGGGTTGGTCCTGGCGCGCACGTCGTTCTGGCTGCTGTGGTGGGTGCACTCGGCCGGCCTCGGCTTCGGCGACGTCCGGCTGGCCGCGTTGCTCGGGCTGGTGCTCGGATACCTCGGCTGGGCCGAGCTCCTCGTCGGCCTGTACGCCGGCTTCGTGCTGCTCGGCGTCCCGGGTCTGGTCCTCGCCGTGGTGCGCCGCGACCGCGGCCTGCTGCGCACGGCGTACCCGTTCGGGCCGTTCCTGCTGCTCGGCGCCCTGGTCGGCATCGCCGTCGGTCCGGCCCTCGCGGGTCTCGCGACGGGGTGA
- a CDS encoding DUF7455 domain-containing protein, whose protein sequence is MTTAVAPSSPLTAADRCDRCGAQAYLRVELQTGGELLFCAHHAREHGEKLKEIAVNVIDETHKLSPTAGAPEDR, encoded by the coding sequence GTGACCACTGCAGTTGCCCCGAGCTCTCCGCTCACCGCAGCGGACCGCTGCGACCGTTGCGGAGCCCAGGCCTACCTCCGTGTGGAGCTCCAGACCGGCGGTGAGCTCCTCTTCTGCGCCCACCACGCTCGCGAGCACGGTGAGAAGCTGAAGGAGATCGCCGTCAACGTGATCGACGAGACGCACAAGCTGTCGCCGACGGCCGGTGCGCCCGAGGATCGCTGA
- a CDS encoding PASTA domain-containing protein, whose translation MRRPFAALALLLTVAACSPAAGPGEGRPAEAEGTPVGRAAPPRAAEGLRLVGVGRVAVSVPERWVLAPSRYGSGAAALRLQEPGRAPAASCGTVASLTVLDSDSALGRALSGYPLADRVIGGVQVRVGDSCLPTAACIHPRGLVVAIPAERTALLVSAGDGSHRRAMRVAGSLRRLPEGYTAVPFVEYGASVRAATRTLSRAGLVATSPDVDFPHYAIGTDPAAGTVVGVGEQVAVRIGDG comes from the coding sequence ATGAGACGCCCGTTCGCAGCGCTCGCGCTGCTGCTCACCGTCGCGGCCTGCTCGCCTGCCGCCGGACCCGGCGAGGGACGGCCCGCCGAGGCGGAGGGCACCCCCGTCGGTCGGGCCGCACCGCCTCGAGCCGCGGAGGGCCTGCGCCTCGTCGGCGTCGGCCGGGTCGCGGTCTCGGTGCCCGAGCGATGGGTGCTGGCGCCCTCCCGCTATGGGAGCGGGGCCGCCGCGCTCCGCCTGCAGGAGCCTGGACGCGCACCGGCTGCGTCCTGTGGCACGGTCGCCTCGCTGACCGTCCTCGACAGCGACTCCGCGCTGGGTCGTGCGCTGAGCGGCTATCCGCTCGCCGACCGGGTCATCGGCGGCGTGCAGGTCCGCGTCGGCGACTCCTGCCTTCCCACCGCCGCGTGCATCCACCCCCGCGGGCTGGTCGTGGCGATCCCGGCGGAGCGGACCGCGCTGCTGGTCTCCGCCGGCGACGGCTCGCACCGCCGGGCTATGCGGGTCGCAGGCTCGCTGCGCCGGCTGCCCGAGGGCTACACCGCGGTGCCCTTCGTCGAGTACGGCGCGTCCGTGCGGGCGGCGACGAGGACGCTGAGCCGGGCCGGCCTGGTGGCCACCTCGCCAGACGTCGACTTCCCGCACTACGCCATCGGCACCGACCCGGCTGCCGGCACCGTCGTCGGCGTCGGGGAGCAGGTGGCGGTCCGGATCGGCGACGGGTGA
- the mltG gene encoding endolytic transglycosylase MltG, whose protein sequence is MTESQQNDRLEEPPADEPEPDEGPAYVPGGRRRRRRSRLPGCLVALLVLAVVAGGLYWGVNRGIDAIQDQFGEPEDYPGPGSGSVAFEVVPGDSVTQMGRNLKEAGVVASVDAFTAAAADNPESTAIQAGFFTLRKKMAAAEVVEVLVDPANVMTTSVTVPEGLRLSDVVGVLAESTDFSRAAFEKALAKPEELGLPDYAGGNAEGYLFPATYAFGPNEKPLGMLQQMVSRWRQAADSADLEGAAKRLGYTPHELMTIASLVEAEGRGDDMPKIARVIYNRLENPGTAGTIGKLQIDATVNYAAGNKLGAVPTLDDLELDSPYNTYLNAGLPPGPIEAPGDAAIAAAAAPAAGDWYYYVTVNLATGETKFAETPEQFTTYKNELREYCATESEGAC, encoded by the coding sequence ATGACCGAGTCGCAGCAGAACGACCGGCTCGAGGAGCCGCCGGCGGACGAGCCGGAACCCGACGAGGGTCCGGCGTACGTGCCGGGCGGACGGCGCCGTCGGCGCCGCAGCCGCCTGCCGGGCTGCCTGGTGGCGCTGCTGGTGCTGGCCGTCGTGGCCGGCGGCCTCTACTGGGGCGTGAACCGGGGCATCGACGCGATCCAGGACCAGTTCGGCGAGCCCGAGGACTACCCGGGTCCCGGCTCCGGCAGCGTGGCCTTCGAGGTCGTGCCCGGCGACAGCGTCACCCAGATGGGCCGCAACCTCAAGGAGGCCGGCGTCGTCGCCTCGGTCGACGCCTTCACCGCCGCGGCGGCCGACAACCCCGAGTCCACCGCGATCCAGGCCGGCTTCTTCACGCTGCGCAAGAAGATGGCCGCCGCCGAGGTCGTCGAGGTGCTCGTCGACCCCGCGAACGTGATGACCACGTCCGTCACCGTCCCCGAGGGCCTGCGCCTCAGCGACGTCGTGGGCGTGCTCGCCGAGAGCACCGACTTCAGCCGAGCGGCCTTCGAGAAGGCGCTCGCCAAGCCCGAGGAGCTCGGGCTGCCCGACTATGCCGGCGGCAACGCCGAGGGCTACCTGTTCCCCGCGACGTACGCGTTCGGCCCGAACGAGAAGCCGCTGGGCATGCTCCAGCAGATGGTGAGCCGCTGGCGGCAGGCCGCGGACAGCGCCGACCTCGAGGGCGCCGCGAAGCGGCTGGGCTACACCCCGCACGAGCTGATGACCATCGCCAGCCTCGTGGAGGCGGAGGGCCGCGGCGACGACATGCCGAAGATCGCCCGGGTCATCTACAACCGGCTGGAGAACCCCGGCACCGCCGGGACCATCGGCAAGCTGCAGATCGACGCGACAGTCAACTACGCCGCCGGCAACAAGCTCGGCGCGGTCCCGACCCTCGACGACCTCGAGCTGGACTCGCCGTACAACACCTACCTCAACGCCGGGCTCCCGCCCGGCCCGATCGAGGCACCCGGCGACGCGGCGATCGCGGCGGCGGCGGCTCCGGCCGCGGGGGACTGGTACTACTACGTGACAGTCAACCTGGCCACCGGCGAGACCAAGTTCGCCGAGACCCCGGAGCAGTTCACGACGTACAAGAACGAGCTGCGGGAGTACTGCGCCACCGAGTCCGAGGGCGCCTGCTGA
- a CDS encoding shikimate kinase, with the protein MTGAAVGPRVVLVGPMGAGKTTVAEVLASRWGVTARDTDADIEAAEGRPISDIFVDSGEAHFRELERAAVADALAGHDGVLALGGGAVLDPGTRELLAGHPVVFLRVGLSEAVKRVGLGASRPLLLGNVRGRVKQLLDERTPVYESVATLVVDTDGRSPEDVAEEIRKALP; encoded by the coding sequence GTGACCGGCGCGGCGGTGGGCCCCCGGGTGGTCCTGGTCGGTCCGATGGGGGCCGGCAAGACCACTGTCGCCGAGGTGCTGGCCAGCCGGTGGGGAGTGACGGCGCGGGACACCGACGCCGACATCGAGGCCGCCGAGGGCCGCCCGATCAGCGACATCTTCGTCGACTCCGGCGAGGCGCACTTCCGCGAGCTCGAGCGGGCCGCGGTCGCGGACGCGCTTGCCGGCCACGACGGCGTCCTCGCCCTGGGTGGGGGAGCGGTGCTCGACCCGGGCACCCGCGAGCTGCTCGCCGGGCACCCGGTGGTGTTCCTGCGGGTCGGGCTGTCCGAGGCGGTCAAGCGGGTCGGGCTCGGCGCCTCGCGGCCGCTGCTGCTCGGCAACGTCCGCGGCCGGGTCAAGCAGCTGCTCGACGAGCGCACGCCGGTCTACGAGTCCGTCGCCACGCTCGTCGTCGACACCGACGGCCGGTCCCCCGAGGACGTGGCCGAGGAGATCAGGAAGGCCCTGCCATGA
- the aroB gene encoding 3-dehydroquinate synthase: MSESETILHVGGAAPYDVVVGHDLVGRLPAILGPDVQRVALLYAGQLGSLAERVVDALIDDYEVLALGLPEGEAAKTAAVADDCWEALGEKSFTRSDVVITFGGGATTDLGGFVAACWLRGVRVVHVPTTLLAMVDAAVGGKTGINTGAGKNLVGAFHEPAAVLCDLATLRTLPRAELVAGLGEVVKCGFIADPVILDLVESVDPATLDADSPVLRELVERAIRVKIDVVVDDLRETGGRDGHPGREALNYGHTLAHAIERASGYEIRHGEAVAIGCVYVAELAHRAGRIPAELVERHRTAFGRVGLPTTYDAAPFEELHATMRVDKKARGSQLRFVVLDGVGQPSILSGPSEADLRAAYAAIGGAA; encoded by the coding sequence ATGAGTGAGTCCGAGACCATCCTCCACGTCGGCGGCGCCGCGCCGTACGACGTCGTCGTCGGCCACGACCTGGTCGGCCGGCTGCCCGCGATCCTGGGCCCGGACGTCCAGCGGGTCGCGCTGCTGTACGCCGGCCAGCTCGGGTCGCTCGCCGAGCGGGTCGTCGACGCGCTGATCGACGACTACGAGGTGCTCGCCCTGGGGCTGCCCGAGGGCGAGGCGGCCAAGACCGCCGCGGTCGCCGACGACTGCTGGGAGGCGCTGGGGGAGAAGAGCTTCACCCGCTCCGACGTCGTCATCACCTTCGGCGGCGGCGCGACCACCGACCTGGGCGGCTTCGTGGCCGCCTGCTGGCTGCGCGGGGTCCGGGTCGTGCACGTCCCGACCACGCTGCTGGCGATGGTCGACGCCGCGGTCGGCGGCAAGACCGGGATCAACACCGGCGCCGGGAAGAACCTGGTCGGGGCCTTCCACGAGCCCGCCGCCGTGCTGTGCGACCTGGCCACGCTGCGGACCCTGCCGCGCGCGGAGCTGGTCGCCGGGCTGGGCGAGGTCGTCAAGTGCGGCTTCATCGCCGACCCGGTGATCCTGGACCTCGTGGAGTCCGTCGACCCGGCCACGCTCGACGCCGACTCGCCGGTGCTGCGCGAGCTGGTCGAGCGCGCGATCCGGGTCAAGATCGACGTCGTCGTCGACGACCTGCGCGAGACCGGGGGCCGTGACGGCCACCCCGGTCGCGAGGCGCTCAACTACGGGCACACGCTGGCGCACGCGATCGAGCGCGCGTCGGGCTACGAGATCCGGCACGGCGAGGCCGTGGCGATCGGGTGCGTCTACGTCGCGGAGCTCGCGCACCGCGCCGGCCGGATCCCCGCGGAGCTCGTCGAGCGGCACCGGACGGCCTTCGGGCGGGTCGGGCTGCCGACGACGTACGACGCGGCGCCGTTCGAGGAGCTGCACGCGACGATGAGGGTCGACAAGAAGGCCCGCGGCTCGCAGCTGCGGTTCGTGGTCCTCGATGGCGTCGGGCAGCCGTCGATCCTCTCCGGGCCGTCGGAGGCGGACCTGCGCGCGGCGTACGCCGCGATCGGGGGCGCGGCATGA
- a CDS encoding beta-class carbonic anhydrase, giving the protein MADFDDLLAANADFARDFRYGGFDGIAQAGVAIVTCMDSRIDPLGMLGLKPGDAKIFRNPGGRITEAALEAIVLAVHLLNVQRVLVVPHTRCAVASNTEAEIAAKISELAGTDASWHHFHVVSDQRKALEMDVRRVLSHPLVPESVKVGGFLYDVDSGLLDQLV; this is encoded by the coding sequence GTGGCTGACTTCGACGATCTCCTCGCTGCCAACGCCGACTTCGCCCGGGACTTCCGCTACGGCGGGTTCGACGGCATCGCCCAGGCGGGCGTCGCGATCGTGACCTGCATGGACTCCCGGATCGACCCGCTGGGGATGCTGGGGCTGAAGCCCGGCGACGCCAAGATCTTCCGCAACCCCGGCGGCCGGATCACCGAGGCGGCCCTCGAGGCCATCGTGCTCGCGGTGCACCTGCTCAACGTCCAGCGGGTCCTCGTGGTCCCCCACACCCGCTGCGCGGTGGCGTCGAACACCGAGGCCGAGATCGCCGCCAAGATCTCCGAGCTCGCCGGCACCGACGCCAGTTGGCACCACTTCCACGTCGTCTCCGACCAGCGCAAGGCGCTGGAGATGGACGTGCGCCGGGTGCTGAGCCACCCGCTGGTGCCCGAGAGCGTCAAGGTCGGCGGGTTCCTCTACGACGTCGACAGCGGCCTGCTCGACCAGCTGGTCTGA
- the aroC gene encoding chorismate synthase: MLRWLTAGESHGPSLVAVLEGLPAHVAITTEEVAESLARRRLGYGRGARMKFEQDEVTFTGGVRHGRTQGGPVAVIVGNTEWPKWDKVMAADPVDPVELEGAARNAPLTRPRPGHADLAGMQKYAFDDARPILERASARETAARVALGRVASNFLEQAVGARVMSHVVELGGVPAPAGLWPEADDEGVVERLDADPVRCLDPEASAAMVARIDQAHKDGDTLGGVVEVVVHGLPPGLGSHVHWDRRLDSRLAGALMGIQAIKGVEVGDGFALAATPGSLAHDEILPTGAGLRRASGRAGGTEGGMTTGEVLRVRAAMKPIATVPRALRTVDLATGEETVAHHQRSDVCAVPAAGIVAEAMVALVVADAVLEKFGGDSLSETRRNVESYLDTLRYR; this comes from the coding sequence ATGCTGCGTTGGCTCACTGCGGGCGAGTCCCATGGCCCGTCCCTGGTCGCTGTCCTCGAAGGGCTTCCGGCCCATGTCGCGATCACCACCGAGGAGGTCGCGGAGTCCCTGGCCCGCCGCCGGCTCGGCTACGGCCGCGGCGCCCGGATGAAGTTCGAGCAGGACGAGGTCACCTTCACCGGCGGCGTGCGGCACGGCCGCACCCAGGGCGGCCCGGTGGCGGTGATCGTCGGCAACACCGAGTGGCCCAAGTGGGACAAGGTGATGGCGGCCGACCCCGTCGACCCGGTGGAGCTGGAGGGGGCCGCGCGCAACGCCCCGCTGACCCGGCCCCGGCCCGGCCACGCCGACCTCGCCGGCATGCAGAAGTACGCCTTCGACGACGCCCGGCCGATCCTGGAGCGGGCCTCCGCCCGGGAGACCGCCGCCCGCGTGGCGCTGGGCCGGGTGGCGAGCAACTTCCTGGAGCAGGCAGTCGGCGCCCGGGTGATGTCCCACGTCGTGGAGCTCGGCGGCGTGCCCGCCCCGGCCGGCCTGTGGCCCGAGGCCGACGACGAGGGCGTCGTCGAGCGCCTCGACGCCGACCCGGTGCGCTGCCTGGACCCGGAGGCCAGCGCCGCGATGGTCGCCCGCATCGACCAGGCCCACAAGGACGGCGACACCCTCGGCGGCGTCGTCGAGGTCGTCGTGCACGGCCTGCCGCCGGGCCTCGGCTCGCACGTGCACTGGGACCGGCGCCTGGACTCCCGGCTGGCCGGGGCCCTGATGGGCATCCAGGCCATCAAGGGCGTCGAGGTCGGCGACGGCTTCGCGCTCGCCGCGACGCCCGGCTCCCTGGCCCACGACGAGATCCTCCCGACCGGTGCCGGGCTGCGCCGCGCCAGCGGCCGGGCCGGCGGCACCGAGGGCGGCATGACCACCGGCGAGGTGCTGCGGGTCCGGGCCGCGATGAAGCCGATCGCGACAGTCCCGCGCGCCCTGCGCACCGTCGACCTCGCCACCGGCGAGGAGACCGTCGCCCACCACCAGCGCTCGGACGTGTGCGCGGTGCCCGCCGCCGGCATCGTCGCCGAGGCGATGGTGGCCCTGGTCGTGGCCGACGCCGTGCTGGAGAAGTTCGGCGGCGACTCGCTGAGCGAGACCCGGCGCAACGTCGAGTCCTACCTCGACACGCTGCGCTACCGGTGA
- a CDS encoding type II 3-dehydroquinate dehydratase, whose translation MRVLVLNGPNLGRLGRRQPEIYGTTTHGELAELCVGWGRDLGLEVEVRQTNHEGELLDWLNAAADDATPVVLNAAAWTHYSWAIYDACAQLTAPLVEVHLSDPRQRPEEFRHTSVVTPYAVEVIAGLGVDGYRRALEVLARG comes from the coding sequence ATGAGGGTCCTGGTCCTCAACGGCCCGAACCTCGGCCGGCTCGGCCGCCGGCAGCCGGAGATCTACGGCACCACGACCCACGGCGAGCTCGCCGAGCTGTGCGTCGGCTGGGGCCGCGACCTCGGCCTCGAGGTCGAGGTCCGCCAGACCAACCACGAGGGCGAGCTGCTGGACTGGCTCAACGCTGCCGCCGACGACGCGACGCCGGTGGTGCTGAACGCCGCTGCCTGGACGCACTACTCGTGGGCGATCTACGACGCCTGCGCCCAGCTCACCGCCCCGCTGGTCGAGGTGCACCTCTCCGACCCGCGCCAGCGCCCGGAGGAGTTCCGCCACACCTCCGTCGTCACGCCGTACGCCGTCGAGGTGATCGCCGGCCTCGGCGTGGACGGCTACCGCCGGGCACTCGAGGTCCTCGCCCGCGGCTGA
- a CDS encoding GNAT family N-acetyltransferase, which translates to MATPGLAPAQELTVRVLDDAGELAAGLSGWTWGIAAGIAMTWVREESRGAGVGARLLADFEDEARRRGCTHVFVTSFTFQAPGFYERHGYRELFRWDGVPSAGAADVHLRKEL; encoded by the coding sequence ATGGCCACGCCGGGGCTGGCGCCCGCGCAGGAGCTGACCGTGCGGGTGCTCGACGACGCGGGCGAGCTCGCAGCGGGGCTCAGCGGCTGGACCTGGGGGATCGCGGCCGGCATCGCGATGACCTGGGTACGCGAGGAGAGCCGGGGTGCCGGCGTCGGCGCGCGGCTGCTGGCGGACTTCGAGGACGAGGCACGCCGTCGGGGCTGCACCCACGTGTTCGTCACGTCGTTCACGTTCCAGGCGCCGGGCTTCTACGAGCGGCACGGCTACCGCGAGCTGTTCCGGTGGGACGGCGTGCCGAGCGCCGGCGCCGCCGACGTGCACCTGCGCAAGGAGCTGTGA
- a CDS encoding AMIN-like domain-containing (lipo)protein produces the protein MSRLEIETGDATRARNVGVRAAPGRARSGSSALLASGVLVLALTTSCGGHSGDETGAGNSPGPSATQEPLPSRSPSPSSTTPGAADQQTHKRSGPYDLVLEAASVVEHEGHDRIVLRFAGAGSPGWAARFVDEAVQDGSGEVVELDGDAVLQLDISGTPTRRNGPVRKELGGGVADLHTAGVFEGMTQVFIGLRGGRTPFRVSALSSPSRLVVDLG, from the coding sequence ATGTCGCGTCTGGAGATCGAGACAGGGGACGCGACGCGCGCCCGCAATGTCGGTGTGCGGGCAGCGCCCGGCCGGGCCCGCAGCGGGTCCTCTGCGCTCCTGGCGAGCGGGGTCCTCGTGCTCGCGCTCACGACGTCGTGCGGCGGCCACTCCGGCGACGAGACCGGCGCCGGGAACTCACCCGGCCCGTCGGCGACGCAGGAGCCACTGCCTTCTCGGTCGCCGTCGCCATCCTCGACGACGCCCGGTGCTGCTGATCAGCAGACGCACAAGCGATCCGGCCCGTACGACCTGGTGCTCGAGGCCGCCTCGGTGGTGGAGCACGAGGGTCATGACCGGATCGTGCTGAGGTTCGCGGGCGCCGGCAGCCCCGGCTGGGCCGCACGGTTCGTCGACGAGGCGGTGCAGGACGGAAGCGGCGAGGTGGTCGAGCTCGACGGCGACGCGGTCCTCCAGCTCGACATCTCCGGAACTCCGACGAGACGCAACGGTCCGGTTCGCAAGGAGCTCGGAGGGGGCGTTGCCGATCTGCACACAGCCGGCGTGTTCGAAGGCATGACCCAGGTCTTCATCGGGCTCCGGGGCGGCCGCACTCCGTTCCGGGTCTCTGCACTCAGCTCGCCGTCGCGCCTGGTCGTCGACCTCGGGTGA
- a CDS encoding shikimate dehydrogenase: MRCAVLGDPVAHSLSPVLHRAGYDAAGLDWSYEARRVPAGGLAAFVGGLDGQWRGLSVTAPLKREVLEVAGTVTDRARLAGAANTLVLGGAEILADNTDLPGAVAAVRERYDGPVSAATVLGAGATAASTGLALVELGARTVRVLARSAARAAETVAAIERHPAAPRVVVGDLASDQVVGEVVVSTIPASAQGSDLVARCAPAAVLFEVLYEPWPTPFARSAGSRPLVGGLDLLVHQAALQFELFTGQAAPLATMRAAGEQALVERAGG; this comes from the coding sequence ATGCGCTGCGCCGTCCTGGGGGACCCGGTCGCCCACTCCCTCTCCCCGGTGCTGCACCGGGCCGGGTACGACGCGGCCGGGCTGGACTGGTCCTACGAGGCGCGCCGGGTGCCGGCCGGCGGCCTCGCGGCCTTCGTCGGCGGCCTGGACGGGCAGTGGCGCGGCCTCTCGGTCACCGCGCCGCTCAAGCGCGAGGTCCTCGAGGTGGCCGGCACGGTCACCGACCGGGCCCGGCTCGCGGGCGCCGCGAACACGCTGGTCCTCGGGGGTGCGGAGATCCTGGCCGACAACACCGACCTGCCCGGCGCCGTCGCGGCGGTCCGCGAGCGGTACGACGGCCCGGTGAGCGCGGCGACCGTGCTCGGCGCCGGGGCGACCGCAGCCTCGACCGGGCTGGCGCTGGTCGAGCTCGGCGCCCGGACGGTGCGGGTCCTGGCCCGCTCGGCGGCGCGCGCCGCCGAGACCGTCGCCGCGATCGAGCGGCACCCCGCCGCGCCGCGCGTCGTGGTCGGCGACCTCGCCAGCGACCAGGTGGTCGGCGAGGTCGTGGTCTCGACGATCCCGGCGTCCGCCCAGGGCTCCGACCTGGTCGCCCGGTGCGCGCCGGCGGCGGTGCTCTTCGAGGTGCTCTACGAGCCGTGGCCCACGCCGTTCGCGCGGTCCGCGGGGTCGCGGCCGCTGGTCGGCGGCCTGGACCTGCTGGTCCACCAGGCCGCCCTGCAGTTCGAGCTGTTCACCGGCCAGGCGGCGCCGCTGGCGACGATGCGGGCCGCGGGGGAGCAGGCGCTGGTGGAGCGGGCCGGGGGATGA